One Candidatus Eisenbacteria bacterium DNA segment encodes these proteins:
- a CDS encoding Npt1/Npt2 family nucleotide transporter codes for MQTTTTRPIDESWSRPRSSKGPMDRILGLFAEVQAGEGATALLLMANIFLLLAAYYLLKTIREPLILTIPGGAEVKSYSAAATAGLLMMIVPAYSALASRVTRLKLINGVTTFFIACLVAFFVLNASGVPIGVAFFIWVGIFNLMIIAQLWAFANDVYSVHQGKRLFAIVGFGASLGAIVGAFATGQLVKEWGPYPFLLGAAAMLGISMVLTNIVDRRERAMGEHRKATEGDRAAETDAPAAEPDRSQEPVRGRNGFALVFSDRYLLLIAFLMLIYNLVNTTGEYILGKTVVDLYSAAHGTGTLDEKKVIGEFYGNFFTLVNVISGLIQAFVVSRVIKYFGVRAALLVLPVVALAGYASMAFIPVLSWIRGVKLAENSLDYSLQNTTRNALYLPTSREAKYKAKQANDTFFVRFGDVLSAGLVFAGTTWLGFAPREFALTNAALTLVWLVIAVAIGRRFQRLAEPPKAA; via the coding sequence ATGCAGACCACCACGACGCGCCCGATCGACGAATCGTGGTCGAGGCCACGGTCGTCGAAGGGCCCCATGGACCGCATCCTCGGTCTGTTCGCCGAGGTCCAGGCCGGCGAGGGTGCGACCGCCCTGCTGCTGATGGCCAACATCTTCCTGCTGCTCGCGGCGTATTACCTGCTGAAGACCATCCGCGAGCCGCTGATCCTCACGATTCCGGGCGGCGCCGAGGTGAAGAGCTACAGTGCCGCCGCCACCGCCGGCCTGTTGATGATGATCGTTCCGGCCTACAGCGCGCTCGCCTCGCGTGTGACCCGTTTGAAGCTCATCAACGGCGTGACGACCTTCTTCATCGCTTGTCTGGTGGCGTTCTTCGTGCTCAACGCGTCCGGCGTCCCGATCGGCGTGGCGTTCTTCATCTGGGTCGGGATCTTCAACCTGATGATCATCGCTCAGCTCTGGGCATTCGCGAACGACGTGTACTCCGTCCACCAGGGGAAGCGCCTGTTCGCCATCGTCGGCTTCGGCGCTTCGCTCGGCGCGATCGTCGGCGCCTTCGCCACCGGACAGCTGGTCAAGGAGTGGGGCCCCTATCCCTTCCTGCTCGGCGCGGCCGCCATGCTGGGCATCTCGATGGTGCTCACGAACATCGTCGACCGCCGCGAGCGAGCCATGGGGGAGCATCGAAAGGCCACCGAAGGCGATCGCGCCGCCGAGACCGACGCCCCGGCGGCCGAGCCGGACCGAAGCCAGGAGCCGGTGCGCGGCCGCAACGGGTTCGCCCTGGTGTTCTCGGACCGCTACCTGCTGCTGATCGCCTTCCTCATGCTGATCTACAACCTGGTGAACACGACCGGGGAGTACATCCTGGGCAAGACCGTGGTCGATCTCTATAGCGCCGCGCACGGCACCGGGACGCTCGACGAGAAGAAGGTGATCGGTGAGTTCTACGGGAACTTCTTCACTCTGGTGAACGTGATCTCCGGGCTGATCCAGGCGTTCGTCGTCTCCCGGGTGATCAAGTACTTTGGGGTGCGCGCCGCCCTGCTGGTGCTGCCGGTGGTCGCGCTGGCGGGCTACGCCTCCATGGCCTTCATCCCCGTCCTGTCGTGGATCCGCGGCGTGAAGCTCGCGGAGAACTCGCTCGACTACTCGCTGCAGAACACCACCCGCAACGCGCTCTATCTGCCCACCAGCCGGGAGGCCAAGTACAAGGCCAAGCAGGCGAACGACACGTTCTTCGTCCGTTTCGGTGACGTGCTCTCCGCGGGGCTGGTCTTCGCCGGCACGACGTGGCTGGGCTTCGCGCCCCGTGAGTTCGCGCTGACCAACGCGGCGCTGACGCTGGTGTGGCTGGTCATCGCGGTCGCCATCGGCCGCCGCTTCCAGCGCCTCGCCGAGCCGCCCAAAGCGGCCTGA
- a CDS encoding M13 family metallopeptidase: MKRTLTFIATALLLTAASPSSPPPASRSADQYLAQFVDPSVSPRTDFFRYAVGRWLKDHPIPPNERSWGISHVVQEETYRRVIAISNEAAADTKSARGSNAQKIGDFWYAAMDTVTILEQGFEPLAEEFSRIDAVKDVPGLLDEVAHLGYIGVGAMCSFAIFQDEMNSNRYALHLYQGGLGLPDRDYYFDQDERATSLRREYVNHVARMFHLLGDDTTRARSRAAAVMSLETELAGASRKLEDLRDPRANYNAMAIAKLGTLAPSIPWKRFLEKGRLVRLDTVVVGQPEFFKQVEKSLRSRSLADWKSYLRWQLAHAYAAQAGGKYDAENFRFYGTILNGTPEQRPRWKRMLDQQENYLGDALGQLYVQRYFSPRTKQRYEKLTEDIFAAFRERIHKLDWMSQATKERALKKLGTVDRKVGYPAKWRDYSTYEVDRTSFLGNCKRGNIWLSDFYIQKLYKPVDRTEWFMTPQTYNAYYNPSNNEIVLPAAVFILPGIADSLVDDALVYSYAGGTTIGHEITHGFDDQGRQFDERGNLENWWTPDDEKEFNRRAGYIVRQYDDYVAVGDLHVNGKATQGENIADLGGMLLGWDAYTKTEEYKLGKTLGGLTPSQRYFIGWALGWMNEIRPENLAVRVKTDVHAPSFLRVIGPASNLTSFYQAYGVKPGDRMYRADSVRVSIW, encoded by the coding sequence ATGAAGCGCACGCTGACCTTCATCGCCACGGCCCTGCTCCTGACCGCGGCCTCGCCGTCGAGTCCTCCGCCGGCCAGCCGCTCCGCCGATCAGTATCTCGCCCAGTTCGTCGATCCATCCGTCTCACCGCGCACCGACTTCTTCCGCTACGCGGTCGGTCGATGGCTCAAGGATCATCCCATTCCACCCAACGAGCGCTCCTGGGGGATCTCCCACGTCGTGCAGGAGGAGACCTACCGCCGGGTGATCGCGATCAGCAACGAGGCGGCCGCCGACACCAAGTCCGCGCGCGGCAGCAACGCGCAGAAGATCGGAGACTTCTGGTACGCGGCCATGGACACCGTGACCATCCTCGAGCAGGGCTTCGAGCCTCTGGCGGAGGAGTTCTCCCGCATCGACGCCGTGAAGGACGTTCCTGGTCTCCTCGACGAGGTCGCGCACCTCGGATACATCGGGGTCGGCGCCATGTGCTCATTCGCGATCTTCCAGGACGAGATGAACAGCAATCGCTACGCCCTCCATCTCTACCAGGGGGGCCTCGGGCTGCCGGATCGCGACTACTACTTCGACCAGGACGAGCGGGCCACGTCGCTTCGGCGCGAATACGTGAATCACGTGGCCCGCATGTTCCACCTGCTCGGCGACGACACCACTCGCGCCCGCAGCCGCGCGGCGGCGGTGATGAGCCTCGAGACCGAGCTGGCCGGAGCCTCGCGCAAGCTCGAGGACCTGCGCGATCCCCGCGCCAACTACAACGCGATGGCGATCGCCAAGCTCGGGACACTCGCGCCCAGCATTCCCTGGAAGCGTTTCCTCGAGAAGGGCCGCCTGGTCCGCCTCGACACCGTGGTCGTCGGGCAGCCGGAGTTCTTCAAGCAGGTGGAGAAGTCGCTGCGCTCGCGCAGCCTGGCCGACTGGAAGAGCTACCTGCGCTGGCAACTCGCCCATGCCTACGCGGCGCAGGCGGGAGGGAAGTACGACGCCGAGAACTTCCGCTTCTACGGGACGATCCTGAACGGCACTCCCGAGCAGCGGCCGCGCTGGAAGCGGATGCTCGACCAGCAGGAGAATTATCTCGGCGACGCGCTGGGACAGCTCTACGTGCAGCGCTACTTTTCGCCGCGGACCAAGCAGCGCTACGAGAAGCTCACCGAGGACATCTTCGCCGCCTTCCGGGAACGGATCCACAAGCTCGATTGGATGAGCCAGGCCACCAAGGAGCGCGCGCTCAAGAAACTCGGCACGGTGGACCGCAAGGTCGGCTATCCGGCCAAGTGGCGCGACTACTCCACGTACGAGGTGGACCGCACGTCGTTCCTGGGCAACTGCAAGCGCGGCAACATCTGGCTCAGCGACTTCTACATCCAGAAGCTCTACAAGCCGGTGGATCGCACGGAATGGTTCATGACCCCTCAGACGTACAACGCCTACTACAACCCGTCGAACAACGAGATCGTGCTCCCCGCGGCGGTGTTCATCCTGCCCGGGATCGCGGACTCGCTGGTCGACGACGCGCTGGTGTACTCGTACGCGGGCGGCACCACCATCGGACACGAGATCACGCACGGGTTCGACGACCAGGGACGCCAATTCGACGAGCGCGGCAACCTCGAGAACTGGTGGACGCCGGACGACGAGAAGGAGTTCAACCGCCGCGCCGGCTATATCGTCCGCCAGTACGACGACTACGTCGCCGTGGGGGACCTCCACGTCAACGGGAAGGCCACCCAGGGCGAGAACATCGCCGATCTCGGCGGCATGCTGCTGGGCTGGGACGCATACACGAAGACCGAGGAGTACAAGCTCGGGAAGACGCTTGGCGGGCTGACGCCGTCGCAGCGCTACTTCATCGGCTGGGCGCTCGGCTGGATGAACGAGATCCGTCCCGAGAACCTCGCGGTCCGGGTGAAAACCGATGTTCACGCGCCGAGCTTTCTGCGCGTGATCGGCCCGGCCTCGAACCTCACCTCGTTCTACCAGGCGTACGGCGTCAAGCCCGGCGATCGGATGTACCGCGCAGATTCGGTGCGCGTGAGCATCTGGTGA
- a CDS encoding molybdopterin oxidoreductase family protein, producing MAEELEIVRGACPHDCPDTCAWDVSVREGRAVAMRGAKDHPFTRGGLCAKVSRYLDRVYAPDRLLHPMRRVGAKGEGRFERIGWDEALDRVCEALTRVVSEHGGSAVMPYSYMGTQGIVQSASLDRRFFSLLKATRLVREVCGSAPAHGFAATQGGTKGMLPEDLQHSRLILLWGTNTIVTNLHLWPFITAARKQGARVVVIDPVKTRTAESADQHVRPRPGTDAALALGLMHVIVRDGLVDHDYVARHTLGFEALRERLAQYPLDRVASLTGVSAVEVEDLARDYATMTPQAIRTLIGMGHHQHGGMMHRTIACLPGLVGAWRHRGGGLVGTASWAGMAPLNAAAVARPDLEDKTIRQVNMVQLGRALTSLEPPIRALMVYNSNPATIAPEQGRVLSGLRREDLFTVVIEQFMTDTALHADVVLPATTQVEHWDLVPSWGTAYLTLNRPAIAPLGEALPNSEIFRRLASRMGLDPQLFAESDQELIRRALDSPHPLMKGISFEALLERGYVRTAVPEDWRPYAEGGFATESGKLEFFSAALEARGLDPLPVHAAANESPEGDPSLAARFPLQLVSGKWSLHFLNSSYANLPHHLEAEGEMRAELDAGDAAARGVREGDMVRVFNDRGSVVARARLSDRVPAGIVGLPSGWWASRTATGSSVNALTDARLTDLGGGVAYHDALVDVERVMD from the coding sequence ATGGCGGAAGAGCTCGAGATCGTTCGCGGAGCCTGTCCCCACGACTGCCCGGACACCTGCGCGTGGGACGTCTCGGTGCGCGAAGGCCGGGCCGTGGCGATGCGGGGCGCCAAGGACCACCCGTTCACGCGGGGAGGACTGTGCGCCAAGGTCAGCCGTTACCTCGATCGCGTGTATGCGCCCGACCGCCTGCTCCATCCCATGCGGCGCGTGGGCGCGAAGGGCGAGGGCCGCTTCGAGCGCATCGGCTGGGACGAAGCGCTCGATCGGGTATGCGAGGCGCTCACGCGCGTCGTGTCCGAGCATGGCGGCTCGGCCGTGATGCCCTACAGCTACATGGGAACCCAGGGCATCGTGCAGAGCGCTTCCCTCGACCGCCGCTTCTTCTCGCTGCTCAAGGCCACGCGTCTCGTGCGCGAGGTCTGCGGCTCGGCGCCCGCGCACGGGTTCGCCGCCACCCAGGGCGGCACCAAGGGCATGCTCCCCGAGGATCTGCAGCACAGCCGGCTGATCCTCCTCTGGGGCACCAACACCATCGTCACCAACCTTCATCTGTGGCCGTTCATCACGGCGGCGCGCAAGCAGGGAGCGCGCGTGGTCGTGATCGACCCGGTCAAGACCCGAACCGCGGAGTCGGCTGACCAGCACGTGCGGCCGCGACCAGGCACCGATGCCGCGCTCGCGCTGGGGCTGATGCACGTGATCGTTCGGGATGGCCTGGTGGACCACGATTACGTCGCGCGCCACACGCTGGGCTTCGAGGCGCTGCGCGAACGGCTCGCGCAGTACCCTTTGGATCGCGTCGCGTCGCTGACCGGAGTCTCGGCCGTCGAGGTCGAGGATCTGGCGCGCGACTACGCGACGATGACCCCGCAGGCCATCCGCACGCTGATCGGCATGGGCCACCATCAGCACGGCGGAATGATGCACCGCACGATCGCTTGTCTGCCCGGTCTGGTGGGCGCGTGGCGCCATCGTGGCGGCGGCCTGGTCGGCACGGCCTCGTGGGCCGGCATGGCGCCGCTCAACGCCGCGGCGGTCGCGCGTCCCGACCTCGAGGACAAGACGATCCGCCAGGTCAACATGGTCCAGCTCGGCCGCGCGCTCACGTCACTGGAGCCGCCGATCCGGGCACTGATGGTCTACAACTCCAATCCTGCGACGATCGCTCCGGAGCAGGGGCGCGTCCTTTCGGGCCTGCGCCGCGAGGACCTGTTCACCGTCGTGATCGAGCAATTCATGACCGACACCGCGCTGCACGCCGACGTCGTGCTTCCCGCCACGACTCAGGTCGAGCACTGGGACCTCGTGCCCTCCTGGGGCACCGCCTATCTGACGCTCAATCGGCCGGCGATCGCGCCGCTCGGCGAGGCGCTTCCCAACAGCGAGATCTTCCGCCGGCTGGCTTCACGCATGGGGCTCGATCCGCAGCTCTTCGCCGAGAGCGACCAGGAGCTGATCCGCCGTGCGCTCGACAGTCCGCATCCGCTCATGAAGGGCATTTCCTTCGAAGCGCTGCTGGAGCGTGGGTACGTGCGCACCGCCGTTCCCGAAGACTGGCGCCCCTATGCGGAAGGCGGCTTCGCCACAGAATCGGGGAAGCTCGAGTTCTTCTCGGCGGCGCTCGAGGCGCGCGGTCTGGATCCGCTGCCGGTCCATGCCGCCGCGAACGAATCGCCGGAGGGCGACCCCTCGCTGGCGGCGCGATTCCCGCTTCAACTCGTGAGCGGCAAGTGGTCGCTCCACTTCCTCAACTCGAGCTATGCCAACCTGCCTCATCACCTCGAGGCGGAGGGGGAGATGCGCGCCGAGCTCGACGCCGGCGATGCCGCCGCTCGAGGAGTCCGCGAAGGCGACATGGTCCGAGTCTTCAATGACCGAGGCTCGGTGGTCGCCCGTGCCCGGCTCTCGGACCGCGTGCCCGCCGGCATCGTCGGACTGCCTTCCGGATGGTGGGCCTCGCGAACGGCGACCGGTTCCAGCGTCAATGCGCTGACCGATGCCCGCCTCACCGATCTTGGCGGCGGAGTCGCTTATCATGATGCTCTGGTCGACGTGGAGCGCGTCATGGACTGA
- a CDS encoding lipid-binding SYLF domain-containing protein, with translation MRNLGGWTATAVLATLLAVPALADKDVADLSDKLVDAKNVYTQLLALPDRAVPEALLKECQCIAVIPNAMKGALGYGARFGSGAISCRIDSGWSAPSFIKLSGGSVGLQIGAESSDLVLFFMNQEGAKSLLTGSKVTLGGKASVAAGPFGRSGEASTDLKLNAEIYSYAKSKGLFAGLSFEGARLAAENDWNNTYYGPGSTVKKLLFEPTGASLPAPAEDFRRTLP, from the coding sequence ATGAGGAATCTTGGCGGATGGACAGCCACCGCCGTACTCGCGACGCTGCTGGCCGTGCCCGCGCTCGCGGACAAGGACGTCGCCGATCTCAGCGACAAGCTGGTCGACGCGAAAAACGTCTACACGCAGCTGCTGGCCCTGCCCGACCGCGCGGTTCCCGAAGCGCTGCTCAAGGAATGCCAGTGCATCGCCGTCATTCCCAACGCCATGAAGGGCGCCCTGGGCTACGGGGCTCGCTTCGGCTCCGGAGCGATCAGCTGCCGAATCGATTCGGGGTGGAGCGCCCCGAGCTTCATCAAGCTGTCCGGCGGAAGCGTCGGTCTCCAGATCGGCGCCGAGTCCAGCGATCTCGTCCTCTTCTTCATGAACCAGGAGGGCGCCAAGTCGCTGCTCACCGGAAGCAAGGTCACGCTCGGCGGAAAGGCGAGCGTCGCCGCGGGACCGTTCGGGAGGAGCGGAGAGGCCAGCACGGACCTCAAGCTCAACGCCGAGATCTACTCTTACGCGAAGTCCAAGGGACTGTTCGCGGGTCTCTCGTTCGAAGGCGCGCGTCTGGCGGCCGAGAACGACTGGAACAACACGTACTACGGGCCTGGCTCGACCGTGAAGAAGCTGCTGTTCGAGCCCACCGGGGCCTCGTTGCCGGCTCCGGCCGAGGACTTCCGCAGAACGCTTCCCTAG
- a CDS encoding Crp/Fnr family transcriptional regulator, which translates to MLTPVERVLILKGADLLRDVGPRHLLRLAEVAMEVELTANDTIYKEEDPADALYMVVEGRVRLSSGGRVLSEVGPGEAFGTWALVDGSERGQRADAVEDGLALALHREQFYDVAAADLMLLQEVVRALAKRLRALVSERPEEARVEGEGIEKPEGLMDLNAPPPPVVPPPSAGVVLAKAAVGEPLPEGVEPPPPEPTISEPVPIPEPIPEPPSTQRP; encoded by the coding sequence ATGCTGACCCCGGTCGAGAGGGTGCTGATCCTCAAGGGCGCCGACCTGCTCAGGGACGTGGGTCCACGCCACCTCCTGAGACTGGCCGAAGTGGCGATGGAGGTCGAGCTCACCGCCAACGATACGATCTACAAGGAGGAGGATCCGGCGGACGCGCTCTACATGGTGGTCGAAGGGCGGGTGCGTCTGTCGAGCGGTGGCCGGGTGCTGTCCGAAGTGGGGCCCGGAGAAGCCTTCGGCACCTGGGCCTTGGTCGATGGCTCCGAGCGCGGTCAGCGCGCCGATGCGGTCGAGGATGGGCTCGCTCTGGCGCTCCATCGTGAACAGTTCTACGACGTGGCGGCCGCCGATCTCATGCTGCTCCAGGAGGTCGTGCGCGCGCTCGCCAAGCGGCTGCGGGCGTTGGTCTCGGAGCGTCCCGAAGAGGCGCGGGTCGAGGGCGAGGGCATCGAGAAGCCGGAAGGCCTCATGGATCTGAACGCTCCGCCCCCACCGGTGGTGCCGCCGCCGTCCGCAGGAGTGGTGCTCGCCAAGGCGGCCGTCGGGGAGCCGCTCCCGGAAGGCGTCGAGCCGCCGCCGCCCGAGCCGACGATCAGCGAGCCCGTGCCGATTCCCGAGCCGATCCCCGAGCCGCCCTCCACGCAGCGCCCCTGA
- a CDS encoding FAD:protein FMN transferase yields MAVASSSGTSRLVTFSSRTMGTYAHVTLATPDSAGSWPAVATAQGEFRHVDSLMSNWTTTSEVARLNREAWPGPTPVQHEVARVLERAIEVFHLSDGAQDITVEPLVRLWGFLGGTPHVPAEEDVRAAFRRVGSGKLRFDAAGRTLRFTEHGVQIDLGGIAKGYAVDRAAERLEKSGVRDALVDVSGNMRALGRPPGGPAWRIGIRDPKDRMPYFARLRITQQGVSTSGKYEQFVAADGRTYGHILDPRTGRPAEGLLSVTVVSRDALTSDAWDTGLFVLGLDAARRKALERDDIDVVLVAPGRGGVDTVWVERSLETRFELLSTARSTFRVEYF; encoded by the coding sequence ATGGCGGTCGCCTCGAGCTCCGGGACCTCGCGACTGGTGACCTTCTCGTCGCGAACCATGGGCACCTACGCTCACGTCACCCTGGCCACCCCCGATTCGGCCGGGAGCTGGCCTGCGGTCGCGACGGCCCAGGGCGAGTTCCGCCACGTCGACTCGCTGATGAGCAACTGGACCACCACCAGCGAAGTGGCCCGGCTGAATCGCGAGGCGTGGCCTGGGCCGACCCCTGTGCAGCACGAAGTGGCCCGCGTGCTCGAGCGCGCCATCGAGGTCTTCCATTTGAGCGATGGCGCCCAGGACATCACGGTCGAGCCGCTGGTTCGGCTGTGGGGTTTTCTCGGCGGCACGCCGCACGTCCCCGCCGAGGAGGACGTGCGCGCGGCATTTCGTCGCGTCGGCAGCGGCAAGCTTCGCTTCGACGCCGCGGGGCGCACCCTCCGGTTCACCGAGCACGGAGTCCAGATCGATCTCGGCGGCATCGCCAAGGGATACGCGGTCGACCGGGCGGCGGAACGCCTCGAGAAGAGCGGCGTGCGCGACGCGCTGGTGGACGTCTCGGGGAACATGCGTGCGCTGGGCCGCCCGCCGGGTGGTCCGGCGTGGCGCATCGGCATTCGTGACCCCAAGGACCGCATGCCCTACTTCGCGCGCCTGCGGATCACCCAACAGGGCGTCTCGACCTCGGGCAAGTACGAGCAGTTCGTGGCCGCCGATGGCCGTACGTACGGTCACATCCTCGATCCACGCACCGGCCGGCCCGCGGAAGGACTGCTCTCGGTCACCGTGGTCTCGCGCGACGCGCTGACCTCGGACGCGTGGGACACCGGGCTCTTCGTGCTCGGGCTCGACGCGGCGCGCCGCAAGGCGCTCGAGCGCGACGACATCGACGTCGTGCTCGTCGCTCCGGGAAGGGGCGGCGTGGACACGGTCTGGGTCGAGCGGTCACTGGAGACGCGCTTCGAGCTGCTCTCGACCGCTCGCTCGACGTTCCGCGTCGAATACTTCTAG
- a CDS encoding HEAT repeat domain-containing protein, whose product MAVGDVLAGASRRLGLEPREVGTLALMGALISVLFCGYTIAKVLRDALFIVEFGALALPYAYVAVAVGSAAFVWLESEIVRRYTRVDPMHFNQLLAILIGTGLAFAYPLARHWTAAALYVWTGSQVLLLLSHFWVLALDVWDSRKARSVFPVLSGFGLLGGLLGGGLAASLTSVVRREGLIWLLTILLIAAQLLTRIIELRHRRRPRLAEAQSAISRWGIVRRSKYIKIFVAGLALSVIVSTLVDFQFKYFIQRLYPNPHRLAEFLGMFYVGLNTLALIFQFGFAGWLLHRLGLGASTGLQPTTVLAFAIWMILGSGAWIIVAMRWVQGVVFQTLGKASGEIYYAAIRPSERRRIKPAIDTLVERWSDAAVGVLLLFILHALRLPMPAIAIATAVLAALWLVVLLRLDRQYGQAFEVALSKRWIEPEEAAEIMRIPSARRAGLDALRSPDERRVVVALQLLQRVRDRASIAAVRECLRRPSPAVRAAAIQALEVLGVRDPENEIEPLLGDSNEAVRRAAVSYRLTRGRHPVDAARTLLSGDDVTMCRYVLEVMLDHPQVGVALTAPRVESWRASSRADIRQLAALAIGALPSRAPVDAMRALLADPDLEVRRSALQSMARRPIRQLLDAVLPMLLDENLGHEARQAVAAIGSSAVRALQDWLQGLHGPAGQSVAARTLALMGNRRAIDALIPLTRHRDVWLRHLAFHALVKIRVDLGRPVLSRGAAHRLFLQELADYRLCLQPARALSTYEAPEVKLLAQSCEESASMALERGLQALACWYEARPMLGALERLRSRDPDAIAPALEYLSHRLPRRLFRPLSQAFERPAEKEGAKEIDHPLGHWIRMAWDSEDAWLRACAVRASRHDPTFDLRTLPLEDDAPEIVRGEIARVLTLAAPSRTAAAGRSPVAC is encoded by the coding sequence ATGGCCGTCGGAGACGTGCTCGCGGGCGCCTCGCGGCGCTTGGGGCTCGAGCCTCGTGAGGTCGGCACCCTGGCGCTGATGGGCGCCCTGATCTCCGTTCTCTTCTGCGGCTACACGATCGCAAAGGTCCTGCGCGACGCGCTGTTCATCGTCGAGTTCGGGGCTCTCGCGCTCCCCTACGCCTACGTGGCGGTGGCCGTCGGCTCGGCGGCTTTCGTGTGGCTGGAATCGGAGATCGTGAGGCGCTACACGCGGGTCGATCCGATGCACTTCAACCAGTTGCTGGCGATCCTGATCGGCACCGGGCTGGCCTTCGCCTACCCTCTGGCGCGCCACTGGACCGCCGCGGCGCTCTACGTATGGACGGGCAGCCAGGTGCTGCTCCTGCTCTCGCACTTCTGGGTCCTCGCCCTCGACGTGTGGGACTCCCGCAAGGCGCGCAGCGTCTTCCCCGTGCTCTCCGGCTTCGGACTGCTCGGCGGGCTCCTGGGCGGCGGGCTCGCCGCGTCGCTCACGTCGGTCGTGCGCCGGGAAGGACTCATCTGGCTGCTGACCATCCTGCTGATCGCCGCCCAGCTCCTCACGCGAATCATCGAGCTGCGGCATCGGCGTCGTCCGCGTCTGGCCGAGGCGCAGTCGGCCATCTCGCGCTGGGGAATCGTGCGGCGCTCCAAGTACATCAAGATCTTCGTCGCGGGCCTGGCGCTGTCGGTGATCGTCTCCACGCTCGTGGACTTCCAGTTCAAGTACTTCATCCAGCGTCTGTACCCCAATCCTCACCGGCTGGCCGAGTTCCTCGGCATGTTCTACGTCGGCCTCAACACTCTGGCCCTGATCTTCCAGTTCGGATTCGCCGGCTGGCTGCTCCATCGTCTCGGGCTCGGCGCCTCGACGGGTCTCCAGCCGACGACGGTCCTGGCGTTCGCGATCTGGATGATCCTCGGCAGCGGCGCCTGGATCATCGTCGCGATGCGCTGGGTTCAGGGTGTGGTGTTCCAGACCCTCGGAAAGGCGTCGGGCGAGATCTACTACGCCGCCATCCGCCCCAGCGAGCGTCGCAGGATCAAGCCGGCCATCGACACGCTCGTGGAGCGTTGGTCGGACGCCGCGGTGGGCGTCCTCCTGCTGTTCATCCTCCACGCGCTCCGTTTGCCGATGCCCGCCATCGCGATCGCCACGGCCGTCCTGGCGGCGCTGTGGCTGGTCGTCCTGCTGCGCCTCGACCGGCAATACGGGCAAGCCTTCGAGGTGGCGCTCAGCAAGCGCTGGATCGAGCCCGAGGAGGCGGCCGAGATCATGCGCATCCCATCGGCGCGGCGCGCAGGGTTGGATGCGCTCCGGAGCCCGGACGAACGCCGCGTCGTGGTGGCTCTGCAGCTCCTGCAGCGCGTGCGCGATCGAGCGAGCATCGCCGCGGTGCGTGAGTGCCTGCGCCGGCCCTCACCCGCGGTGCGGGCTGCCGCGATCCAGGCGCTCGAGGTCCTCGGCGTGCGCGATCCCGAGAACGAGATCGAGCCGCTGCTGGGCGATTCCAACGAGGCGGTGCGCCGTGCCGCGGTGAGCTATCGCCTGACACGCGGGCGTCATCCCGTGGATGCCGCCCGCACCCTGCTCTCCGGCGACGACGTGACCATGTGCCGTTACGTCCTCGAGGTGATGCTCGACCATCCTCAGGTCGGCGTCGCGCTCACGGCCCCGCGAGTGGAGTCCTGGCGCGCTTCGAGCCGGGCGGACATCCGCCAGCTCGCCGCCTTGGCCATCGGCGCATTGCCGTCACGCGCGCCGGTCGACGCGATGCGTGCGCTGCTCGCCGACCCGGACCTCGAGGTGCGACGGTCCGCGCTCCAGTCGATGGCGCGCCGGCCGATCCGCCAGCTGCTCGACGCGGTGCTGCCCATGCTGCTCGACGAAAATCTGGGGCACGAGGCCCGGCAGGCGGTGGCGGCGATCGGCTCGTCGGCGGTTCGAGCGTTGCAGGATTGGCTGCAGGGTCTCCACGGACCTGCGGGGCAGAGCGTGGCGGCCCGCACGCTGGCGCTGATGGGGAACCGGCGCGCCATCGACGCCCTGATTCCACTGACTCGCCATCGCGATGTCTGGCTGCGGCACCTCGCGTTCCATGCGCTGGTCAAGATCCGGGTCGACCTGGGCCGCCCGGTCCTCTCCAGGGGCGCGGCTCATCGCCTGTTCCTTCAAGAGCTCGCCGACTACCGGCTCTGCCTGCAGCCGGCGCGGGCGCTGTCGACCTACGAGGCGCCCGAAGTGAAGCTGCTGGCACAAAGCTGCGAGGAGAGCGCGTCGATGGCTCTGGAGCGTGGTCTGCAAGCCCTGGCATGCTGGTACGAAGCCCGGCCGATGCTCGGCGCGCTCGAGCGGCTACGCTCCCGTGATCCCGACGCGATCGCGCCGGCGCTCGAATACCTCAGTCACCGGTTGCCCCGGCGCTTGTTCCGCCCGTTGAGCCAGGCGTTCGAGCGCCCGGCGGAGAAGGAAGGCGCCAAGGAGATCGATCATCCGCTCGGCCACTGGATCCGCATGGCGTGGGATTCCGAAGACGCGTGGCTGCGCGCGTGCGCCGTCCGCGCCTCGCGGCACGATCCCACCTTCGATCTCCGCACGCTTCCACTCGAGGACGATGCTCCGGAGATCGTGCGAGGCGAGATCGCGCGGGTGCTCACACTGGCCGCTCCATCGCGCACGGCCGCGGCAGGACGGAGTCCCGTCGCATGCTGA